From the genome of Spinacia oleracea cultivar Varoflay chromosome 2, BTI_SOV_V1, whole genome shotgun sequence, one region includes:
- the LOC130467723 gene encoding uncharacterized protein has translation MGHRVCSVNPSGMSGHRVCTMNLSSSDDPFEDLDAFEGGFIVMGHRVCSVNPSGVSGHRVCTVNLSSSDDPFEDLDAFEGGFIVMGHRVCSVNPSGVSGHRVCTVNLSSLDDPFEDRLMSLATKFFCLSIPFDSFSSFLVVIAGMVYLSEFKKGDDIHLSI, from the coding sequence ATGGGTCATCGTGTTTGCTCAGTGAACCCATCAGGGATGTCGggtcatcgtgtttgcacaATGAACCTGTCATCCTCAGATGATCCGTTTGAAGACCTGGATGCTTTTGAAGGAGGATTTATCGTGATGGGTCATCGTGTTTGCTCAGTGAACCCATCAGGGGTGTCAggtcatcgtgtttgcacaGTGAACCTGTCATCCTCAGATGATCCGTTTGAAGACCTGGATGCTTTTGAAGGAGGATTTATCGTGATGGGTCATCGTGTTTGCTCAGTGAACCCATCAGGGGTGTCAggtcatcgtgtttgcacaGTGAACCTGTCATCCTTAGATGATCCGTTTGAAGACCGCCTAATGTCATTAGCAACCAAGTTTTTTTGTTTGTCAATCCCGTTTGATTCTTTCTCATCCTTTCTTGTTGTCATTGCAGGAATGGTATATCTTTCAGAGTTCAAGAAAGGTGATGACATTCATCTTTCGATTTGA